A single genomic interval of Marmota flaviventris isolate mMarFla1 chromosome 14, mMarFla1.hap1, whole genome shotgun sequence harbors:
- the Dqx1 gene encoding ATP-dependent RNA helicase DQX1, protein MASQPPRLAEESSPSPGESELAVNPFDGLPFSSRYYELLEQRRALPIWAARFTFLEHLESSPTGVVLVSGEPGSGKSTQIPQWCAEFALARGFQNGQVTVTQPYPLAALSLAVQVADEMDLTLGHEVGYSIPQENCAESDTLLRFCWDRLLLQEVASSRGIGGWGVLVLDEAQERSVASDSLQGLLRDIKLRNLPGDPKVVVVTDPALEPKLQAFWGNPPTVYIPKEPGGSPTPVYRDTIPTDPVEAACQAVLELCQKEVPGDVLVYLSSEEEISLCCESLSRKVGTLALPGPQPRVLPLHPGCGQAIQAVYEDTDMGARKVVVTHWLADFSFSLPSIRHVIDSGLELRSVYNPRIRAESQVLRPISKCQAEARRLRARGFPPGSCLCLYPQSFLELEAPPLPQPRVCEENLSPLVLLLKRRQIAEPGECHFLDRPAPEALMQALEDLDYLAALDDDGDLSDLGVILSEFPLSPELAKALLASCEFDCVDEMLTLAAMLTVAPGFTRPPLCAEEAALRRGLEHPDGDHSSLIQVYEAFIQSGANEAWCQARGLNWAALCQACKLRGELQELMQQIELPLTQPAFGSEQNRRNLQKALVSGYFLKVARDTDGTGNYLLLTHKHVAQLSSNCCYQNRRPPARPPQWVLYHSFSISKDNCLSIVSEIQPQMLVELAPPYFLSNLPPSESRDLLNQLRKEMADSSAESESSSTQEFRDACVLQ, encoded by the exons ATGGCCTCTCAGCCTCCTAGGCTGGCAGAAGAGTCTAGCCCAAGTCCTGGGGAGTCTGAATTGGCTGTAAACCCCTTTGATGGGCTTCCCTTTTCTTCCCGCTACTACGAGCTGCTTGAGCAGCGCCGAGCCTTGCCCATCTGGGCTGCTCGCTTCACCTTCTTGGAGCATTTGGAGAGCAGCCCCACTGGAGTGGTGCTAGTGTCTGGAGAGCCTGGCTCTGGCAAGAGCACCCAG ATCCCTCAGTGGTGTGCAGAGTTTGCATTAGCCAGAGGGTTCCAGAACGGCCAGGTTACTGTCACTCAGCCTTACCCTCTGGCAGCCCTGAGCTTGGCTGTGCAGGTTGCTGATGAGATGGACCTGACTCTGGGTCATGAGGTTGGATACAGCATCCCTCAGGAGAACTGCGCAGAGTCTGACACCCTGCTCAG GTTCTGCTGGGACAGGCTGCTTCTGCAGGAGGTGGCCTCATCCCGGGGCATTGGAGGCTGGGGTGTGCTGGTGCTGGATGAGGCTCAAGAGCGGTCGGTGGCCTCAGACTCACTTCAGGGGCTGCTGCGAGATATCAAGCTGAGAAATCTTCCAGGGGACCCTAAAGTGGTTGTGGTTACCGACCCAGCCCTTGAACCTAAGCTCCAGGCCTTCTGGGGCAATCCTCCTACTGTGTATATACCCAAAGAGCCTGGTGGGAGTCCCACCCCTGTCTACAGAGACACTATCCCTACTGATCCGGTGGAAGCTGCCTGCCAAGCTGTGCTTGAGTTGTGTCAAAAGGAGGTTCCAGGAGATGTGCTTGTGTACCTGTCCAGTGAGGAG GAAATTTCCCTGTGCTGTGAATCCTTGTCCAGGAAAGTGGGGACCTTAGCTCTCCCAGGACCTCAACCACGGGTGCTGCCCCTTCATCCAGGCTGTGGCCAAGCGATACAGGCTGTATATGAGGACACAGACATGGGTGCCCGGAAAGTTGTGGTCACTCATTGGCTGGCtgacttctctttctcccttccttctatCCGTCATGTCATTGATTCAGGACTGGAGCTTCGAAGT GTTTACAATCCTCGGATCCGGGCAGAATCACAAGTATTAAGACCAATTAGCAAGTGTCAGGCAGAGGCAAGACGACTTCGAGCAAGAGGGTTCCCACCAG GGTCCTGCCTCTGCCTGTACCCTCAGTCCTTCCTAGAACTAGAGGCTCCCCCACTGCCACAACCCAGGGTGTGTGAAGAGAATCTGAGTCCCCTGGTGTTACTACTAAAGAGGAGACAGATTGCAGAGCCAGGGGAGTGCCACTTCCTGGACCGGCCTG CTCCAGAAGCATTGATGCAGGCACTGGAAGACTTAGACTATCTGGCAGCTCTGGATGATGATGGGGACCTATCAGACCTGGGAGTCATCCTATCAGAGTTTCCCCTGTCCCCTGAGCTGGCCAAAGCCCTGCTGGCCTCCTGCGAGTTTGACTGCGTAGATGAGATGCTCACCCTTGCTGCCATGCTCACTG TTGCCCCTGGGTTTACTCGTCCTCCACTGTGTGCGGAAGAAGCTGCCTTGCGTCGGGGTCTGGAACACCCCGATGGTGACCACAGCTCTCTGATCCAGGTTTATGAAGCGTTTATACAAA GTGGAGCAAATGAGGCTTGGTGTCAGGCTCGGGGTCTAAACTGGGCAGCATTGTGCCAAGCCTGTAAACTTCGGGGAGAGCTCCAAGAACTCATGCAGCAAATTGAACTTCCCTTGACCCAACCAGCCTTTGGCTCTGAACAAAATCGCAGAAACCTTCAGAAAGCACTGGTGTCAGGATACTTCCTCAAG GTGGCCCGAGACACAGATGGGACTGGAAATTATCTGCTCCTAACCCATAAGCATGTGGCCCAGCTCTCCTCAAATTGCTGCTACCAAAATCGACGTCCTCCAGCCAGACCCCCACAATGGGTGCTATACCACAGTTTCTCCATATCCAAAGACAACTGCCTTTCCATTGTTTCTGAAATTCAACCTCAGAT GTTGGTGGAGTTGGCCCCTCCATATTTCCTGAGTAACTTGCCCCCCAGTGAGAGCAGAGATCTCCTGAACCAATTGAGGAAAGAAATGGCAGATTCATCGGCAGAGAGTGAATCTTCCTCCACCCAGGAGTTCAGAGATGCCTGTGTCCTGCAGTGA